Proteins encoded within one genomic window of uncultured Draconibacterium sp.:
- a CDS encoding dodecin family protein has protein sequence MPNSVYKIVELVGSSPVSWEQASQNAIKMASKSLRDLRIAEVCQMDIHISEGEIECYRVKLKVSFKYED, from the coding sequence ATGCCTAACAGCGTTTACAAAATTGTTGAGTTGGTTGGAAGCAGCCCGGTATCGTGGGAACAAGCCTCACAAAATGCCATAAAAATGGCTTCAAAATCATTACGCGATTTACGAATTGCTGAAGTATGCCAAATGGACATTCATATTTCCGAAGGAGAAATAGAATGTTATCGTGTAAAACTTAAAGTGTCGTTTAAATACGAAGATTAA
- a CDS encoding DoxX family protein, with product MNIALWIIQIVIAALFLTTGSLKLVLPKDNLRKVFEWIEDYTEQRLRLIGAFEVLGGLGLFLPGVYSTLEILIPIAAIGLTIIMVLATFVHSKRKETKDLVFNIVVLIMLLLVVAGRLFLVKL from the coding sequence ATGAATATAGCGCTCTGGATTATACAAATTGTTATCGCTGCTCTATTTCTTACAACAGGTTCGCTGAAACTTGTTTTGCCCAAAGACAACCTACGAAAAGTTTTTGAATGGATAGAAGACTACACTGAACAACGACTACGATTAATAGGAGCGTTTGAGGTGTTGGGAGGACTGGGACTTTTCCTGCCGGGCGTTTATTCTACACTCGAGATTTTAATCCCGATAGCAGCTATTGGGCTTACAATTATTATGGTGCTTGCCACTTTTGTTCATTCAAAAAGAAAAGAAACAAAAGACCTGGTATTTAACATAGTCGTTCTAATTATGCTCTTGCTTGTTGTTGCCGGACGATTATTCCTCGTTAAGTTATAG